In one Streptomyces sp. NBC_01241 genomic region, the following are encoded:
- a CDS encoding HAD family hydrolase, whose product MTAHSFFDWSPAAIVFDCDGTLMDTERHWQDARNRVFREFGLKPPAGFAERAKGVHYTECGSLMARETGKPDLTDDMTHSLLRHFTALVAADPVTMPGAAALVRLAARHLPLAVASNCPLDMVESSLDRAGLLGHFGHIVVAGAGLRPKPHPDVYASAADLCGVRPQDALAVEDSVIGIDSARAAGLRALGVGPRPAGRGADRADLWVSTLADPELVAWANAWIAD is encoded by the coding sequence ATGACAGCTCATAGCTTCTTCGACTGGTCTCCGGCCGCCATCGTCTTCGATTGCGACGGAACCCTGATGGACACCGAACGTCACTGGCAGGACGCACGCAACAGAGTCTTCAGAGAGTTCGGTCTCAAGCCCCCGGCCGGATTCGCCGAGCGAGCCAAGGGAGTGCATTACACCGAGTGCGGGAGCCTCATGGCCAGAGAGACCGGAAAGCCCGACCTCACCGACGATATGACCCATTCGCTTCTCCGACACTTCACGGCGCTGGTCGCCGCAGACCCTGTCACCATGCCGGGCGCGGCGGCGCTGGTCCGTCTGGCCGCCCGCCACCTGCCGCTCGCGGTCGCCAGCAACTGCCCGCTGGACATGGTGGAGTCCAGCCTGGATCGAGCCGGACTGCTGGGCCACTTCGGCCACATCGTCGTCGCGGGCGCCGGATTGCGGCCCAAGCCCCATCCCGACGTCTACGCCTCCGCGGCAGATCTCTGTGGCGTGCGGCCGCAGGACGCGCTGGCGGTCGAGGACTCCGTCATCGGTATCGACTCGGCGCGAGCCGCCGGCCTACGCGCTCTGGGTGTCGGCCCTCGCCCTGCCGGACGGGGGGCGGACCGGGCCGATTTATGGGTCAGCACCCTGGCCGACCCGGAGCTGGTGGCCTGGGCCAACGCCTGGATCGCCGACTGA
- a CDS encoding pyridoxamine 5'-phosphate oxidase family protein — protein sequence MNHSCHQSPQPSVRTAVTTPPEAAPFSGPAATGPRRTVELTGTQALSLLGRTSLGRIVFTQRALPAIRPVNHLLDHGQIVILTHQDSDLFAQAHDHGDRGVVVAYQADDIDPLTHLGWSVVVTGYCRPVADPDALTRYQRLLRPWSGPVMNCAVRIRPHLVTGIRLAV from the coding sequence ATGAACCACTCATGCCATCAGTCGCCCCAGCCGTCGGTGCGCACGGCTGTGACCACACCACCGGAGGCGGCACCGTTCTCGGGTCCGGCGGCCACCGGGCCGCGCCGCACGGTCGAGTTGACGGGTACCCAGGCACTGAGCCTGCTCGGCAGGACGTCGCTCGGGCGGATCGTCTTCACTCAGCGCGCGCTGCCCGCCATCCGACCGGTGAACCATCTGCTGGACCACGGTCAGATCGTCATCCTGACCCATCAGGACTCGGATCTGTTCGCCCAGGCCCACGACCATGGCGATCGGGGAGTCGTGGTCGCCTACCAGGCCGATGACATCGATCCGCTGACCCATCTGGGCTGGAGTGTCGTCGTCACGGGGTACTGCCGCCCGGTCGCCGATCCGGACGCGCTGACGCGCTACCAGCGGCTGCTGCGGCCCTGGTCGGGCCCGGTGATGAACTGTGCGGTACGCATCCGTCCGCATCTGGTCACCGGAATCCGGCTGGCCGTCTGA
- a CDS encoding ScbR family autoregulator-binding transcription factor — MNEGGTYVQDRARAIRRSLLEAAAHLFVERGYVGTSINDISGRSGKTSGAVYFHYSSKEKLALAVVREQFAAWPQLTPYYTDPGVPPLEKLVALSFEVARVLREDVVARAGARLWAERRSIDAAVPAPFAAWTGAVTRLLAEARSKGELAEGIEPSGTATTLVCALYGLYNLTDEVAREQELGSRLDQWWLLILNVLQARPDPAVLIARARARFSVNGPPAWAG, encoded by the coding sequence ATGAACGAAGGTGGAACATACGTGCAAGACAGGGCGCGGGCAATCCGGAGATCCCTATTGGAAGCCGCAGCACATCTTTTTGTCGAACGGGGATATGTGGGCACCAGCATCAATGACATAAGCGGCCGCTCGGGGAAGACCAGTGGAGCCGTCTACTTTCACTACTCCAGCAAGGAGAAGCTCGCCCTCGCCGTCGTCCGCGAACAGTTCGCCGCATGGCCGCAATTGACCCCGTACTACACGGACCCGGGCGTCCCGCCGCTCGAGAAACTCGTCGCCCTGAGCTTCGAAGTCGCCAGAGTCCTGCGCGAGGACGTCGTAGCCCGCGCAGGCGCCCGTCTGTGGGCCGAGCGCCGCAGCATCGACGCGGCCGTGCCGGCACCGTTTGCCGCCTGGACCGGGGCCGTCACGCGGCTTCTGGCCGAGGCCCGGTCCAAGGGTGAACTCGCCGAGGGGATCGAGCCATCGGGTACTGCCACAACGCTCGTGTGCGCGCTGTACGGTCTGTACAACCTCACCGACGAGGTGGCGAGGGAGCAGGAACTCGGGTCCCGGCTGGACCAGTGGTGGCTCCTGATCCTGAACGTGCTGCAGGCGCGCCCCGACCCGGCCGTCCTGATCGCACGAGCGCGAGCCCGGTTTTCCGTGAACGGCCCGCCCGCCTGGGCCGGGTGA